The stretch of DNA agtcattttgttttttttatgcgGCGCCGAATGTGATACTAACATGTCTGCTGGAATGAATGAATTGGGAGATCTTCAAGCAGTCtcagtcggtgtgtgtgtgagtttgaaattgtgtgtgtttgtgtgtgtgtgcagcgtgtgtgcttgtttaaGTGCGTTTGTACgtgagtgtttgtgtactgCATCCAAGACTGGTGCAATCCTGCCAGATGGATAGACCAGATGAGAACTTGAGTCAACTGCAGTCTGTGTTTCCCCTGCATCCCATTCTGGGTGATGAATGTATCCTGATCTGGGAGTTTTCAcaggtctcagagagagagagagagagagagagagagagagagagagagacagagagacagagagacagagagacagagagacagagagagagagacaggaaaagagaaggagatggagcaTTGTGTGTCGCAGTGTCGTACAACATCTCAAGAGATGAAATCGAGATTTTGCTTTTGGCCTCTCCCCTCAAATACACCTCTGCACAGTTCAGATAGCACACCCGAACTGGGCTAATCCTAGCTCTGGGGGACGCCTAAAGTTCACCCTGCATATGGCCAGTTTAACAATGAACCTGGGTAATTAAGACTAGCCCTGACTCTCATCCCCTCATCTGCTCTTGGAATCCTTCAGGTTGGCTGGAGCCAGTGAGCTGAGGCCCAGAGATGAAGGCGACGCCCACAGGGGGACAACACTGCACTATCTCTGACTAATAAGGCATTTTAATTGTGTGGATTTAATTTAAGTACAGATTTACAGCTTCACAAGCGCCCACTTAGAAATGAACTGGGAAGGCTGTGACTTCATCTCACTCTGTGCTAATATCTttcatcagttttttttttcttctcctaaGGAGGAGGGACACGTCATTAAAATGCTATGTGACAAAAGGTGTCAGATCTTTGGCCCGACCGGGCTAATTATCAACACTCCCGGCTCAATGTAAGCTAGTGGTCTCCCGGGCAACCATCACGCAATATCACACATTTGGAATGAGAGAGGTAGGGTGCCCAGGGAAAACACACAGATATCCCTGAACCCTGGACCTCAACCCAGCCTTAGAATGAGAAAATGAAATGAGCTAGCCTCAATGCTCTCTGACTCACTTGTACACTCATACATATTCACACCGAATCAGACACGCATGGACAAACACaagagtggacacacacacacatacatacatacacaaacccaTCATACCGCAAGCTTCAGCTAGAAACTTAGAGTTAGACATTGATTGTTTATTTCAGCAGCAGTTCCATCCTTTCAGCCAAACGCCCTTCCTTCAATTAGAGTGGGAGCAGCCGTCAGACAGGGAAGATATGAATAAACCCCAGGCAGCAAACGGCAGAACCCGCGTGTTTACATTCAACACTGCCAAGAAAAACCTTGAGAAGCACAGTTTTAGTCACAGATACCTGAACACTTCCCCAGCGAAAATGTGAGTCATTGTTGAGAGCAGCATGGCTGACTGGTGTAAGCTCTCCACTCCACATCTGTCACTCCGTTCGGCAGAGACTTCATTATTTATTTTGGTCAATCTGTTCTTCCTGATGTGAGAGAGGATGCTATACATGAGGCAACATCTGCTGAGGTGTGTCACACGTGCCGTTCCAACATCTGTCCCTGTTTTTGCGTCGCCCGTCAATCAGTTTACACGTCGAACACGTCTTAAAAGTATACATTTACAAGCTCACGTCGACAAACGCTAGCGTGGGaacagaggggcagagggtTGGCGCGGCACACGGACGATGCGCGACGCGTCGCTTTGAGTATTTACAAGAGACCCTGAATATCTGTGGACGTGCTCTTTACACTCGCAtggagacaaaaacacacagatgtACTCCAGGGCCCATTGTCACTATGCTCCCATATGCTGTCTATCAGAGGGACAGTGGTGACTGTGGGTGACAGAGCTCTCCGCTGACTTCACCCACAGGGCCCTGCGATGGCACAAGCTGTCAGCCAACATCTGCTGAAATTACCCACCAGCCAACTGGTGGTGACTGACTGGATTTCAAGCTTCCATATTTACAAAGTGTGGTACACGCTTGTCGCAGGGTCAACATTTGTTGTGCCTAAAGGAGTGGATGTGTTACGGGCTACACCTTACATATCGGGTTTTGGTACACAACACGTAGAGGAGTCACACATGAaggtgtgacccccccccacaaccacacacacacccccaaaaGGCAAACAACGACGCAGACACATTAGAGACGTTCTGGACTCATCAAACATTCCTGCATCCCTAATCCTCGCCAAGGCTATTCACGTTTCAGTTTCCATGGCGATGGAAGGAGCGTTCCCAAGTCGGCGGCGTGTGGTGAGGAGATAAGAGTAAGTGACCTGTGAGACCCGCAGGGCTGGAGGTTAGACAGAGGAGGGAAAGTGagtcagtcagacagcagaaacctcctctctctctctccgcaacTCCACGGACCAGCAGCTGGATTAATGAACCCAAAGGAataagaagtgtgtgtggggacgggggggggggacggaggaGATTCGTTTTAACCCTCCCGCCAGTGGAGACCAAAAGCTATTTTTCAGCTGTCCCACATGCCCTTTTCCCCTCCAATAGGATGTAAGTTATCCTAATTACTGAAGCCTTTTTATAATTACCaactgtgtgtctttgtgtgcgtgagagtgtgtgagaaccaggcagcaaaaaaaaacaggcTGCCAGAGCGTTACAAAATGGCTTATTATTTCCTCTGTGGCATTTTACAACCTTAATAGCTTCCATCCCCAGACCTAAAGATCACAACTGCATCACGAacaacaccccctcctcccccttgtcACAGGTTGtttggagagaagaagaaaagaaaactgaAAAACCAGGAATTGAAAAGCGGCCAGCCTACCTGTTTGCTGTTGTACTTTGTCTGGCTTGCCTTGTAGCTATAATCCGAGTACTGGTCAGAGCCCGTGGAATTGTCATCTCCTCCGGTTCCCACAAAGGTGTTGGTGGCGGGGAGATCTTGGACGGCCTGGTGCTTctgggaggcggagggggactgggcctggagctggatggagggcaggggggagttgGAGCGGTAGTGCCTGCCCAGGTCAGGGCTGCCTGGGGGGTACGTCAGGGGCAGGTGGATCCTGGGGCTGTCGTTGACCCCGTCCAGGTTGAACTTGAGGCTCTTCTGAAGGctgacctcctcttcctcgccaAGAGGTTTGGGCGACTTGGGAGGTTTTCCTTTCCTGCCTCTCTTGCTCTTGCCGTTTTTGGGGCCTTGCTTGGGGGCGTAGAGGTCATTGGACTCCTTCTTGCCCGCCTGGTAGCCGCTCTTCGTCTCCCTCTGGACGCGATGCCGGATGAACACCACCACCAGGATCACCATGACGACCCCCGCCACCCCAGCCATGCTTCCGTACAGGATGTTGCTGCGCTGGGCCGCGAGGCCGTTGTCGGGGTCGCCAGCGATGTCGGTGTCCAGCGGGGTGTACAAGCTGTGGCCCACCAGCGCCTCCACCAGGCTGACGTTGGCGATGGTCTCGTTGACGTAGATGTGAACCAGGGCAGTGGCGTGGCGGGCGGGCTTGCCCCTGTCGTTCACCCTCACCACCAGGCGGTGAAGCCCTCCGTGCTTCCTGGTTAGCTCCTTGGCCAGAGTGATCTCGCCGTCGGACGGAGAGATCCGGAACAACTGATAGGGGTTGCCGCCGGCGATGCTGAAGACCAGCTCCGCGTTGGGGCCCGTGTCGAGGTCTTCCGCCTTCACCACCTCCACCCGGCTGTCCGGGGCGGCCAGGGGGGACAGGAGGCggaaggaggagttggagggctTGGTGACCACGGGATCGTTGTCGTTCTCATCCAGGACGTTGATGGTGACGCCTACGTAGGAGGATCTGGGGGGTTCCCCTCCGTCCACGGCCTTCAGCCTGAAGGTGTAgctgctctctttctcccggTCGAAGGAGATACTGGACAGGATGGTGCCAGTGCCGTTCTGCACCACAAACTTCCCCCCGTCCGGTTCCACCGAGAGTCGAACGCGAGCGTTCTCGCCTTTGTCCATGTCCAGCACGGTCACCATGCCGACAGGGCTAAGCGGCGGCATGTTCTCCAGGACTGAGAAGCTGTAGCCGCTGAGCATGAACTTCGGGTCGTTGTCGTTGCGGTCCAGAACCTTGACCACGACCGTGGCCGTTCCCCTGTGACTGGGCGAGCCTTTGTCGGCTGCGGTCACTCGAAACTCGTAGCGCTCCTTGTGTTCCCGGTCCAGCGGGCTGCGAGCTCGGACTTCCCCGGTGTCCGGGTCGATCTCAAACAGGCCCTTGGTGGTGGAGTCTGCCACGAGGCTGTAGACGAGCTCCGCGTTGGTCCCGCTGTCGGCATCCGTGGCCACTACCTCCACAACCCTGTCGCCTGGCTGGTTCTCCTCCGCGAAATCAACCTCAAAAAGGGTTGGGGAGAAGACTGGGGAGTTGTCATTCACATCCGTGACCTGGACCTTCAGAGAGTTGGTGCTGGAGAGTGCGGGGTTTCCCGAGTCGACAGCCACGATCTCCACGCGGTACTCCTTCACCCTCTCGTAATCCAGAGGCGTGGTGGTCTGAAGGAAGTACTTCCTCTTGTTGTCGGTGGAGGAGTCGCTGGCGGGGCGGAGCTGAAAGGGGACGTCACCCGCCACCACGCAGGTAACCACGGCGTTCTCACCCTCGTCCCGGTCGGACACCTGGACCAGGGCCACGGCCGTCCCCACCGGCATGTCCTCCGAGATG from Hypomesus transpacificus isolate Combined female chromosome 23, fHypTra1, whole genome shotgun sequence encodes:
- the pcdh1a gene encoding protocadherin-1; translated protein: MELRLGAVLLCVLLLDSCGWTQGGILYRVQEEQPPSTLIGSLASDQGLPDSGHLYKLEVGAPYLRVDGKTGDIFTTEIPIDRETLRDCRTLIRGKPCFLEFEVSVTDLLQNQSPRLIEGRIEVQDINDNTPQFPSPVLTISVPENTHMGALFSIPLATDRDSERNGVADYALTAGPDAATLFGLQVAEDRGEKLPQLIVLGSLDRELKDSYDLTIKAVDGGNPQRYSSALLRVVVADANDNAPKFEKSSYEAEVSENSPVGYSVLQVKANDSDMGPNGEIEYTLHQAIDPVPKLLRIDRSTGVIYVKGPLDREEIDSLSFYVVARDKGPQPKSSKALVTIQVMDQNDNAPSVEIRGIGLVTHSDGVANISEDMPVGTAVALVQVSDRDEGENAVVTCVVAGDVPFQLRPASDSSTDNKRKYFLQTTTPLDYERVKEYRVEIVAVDSGNPALSSTNSLKVQVTDVNDNSPVFSPTLFEVDFAEENQPGDRVVEVVATDADSGTNAELVYSLVADSTTKGLFEIDPDTGEVRARSPLDREHKERYEFRVTAADKGSPSHRGTATVVVKVLDRNDNDPKFMLSGYSFSVLENMPPLSPVGMVTVLDMDKGENARVRLSVEPDGGKFVVQNGTGTILSSISFDREKESSYTFRLKAVDGGEPPRSSYVGVTINVLDENDNDPVVTKPSNSSFRLLSPLAAPDSRVEVVKAEDLDTGPNAELVFSIAGGNPYQLFRISPSDGEITLAKELTRKHGGLHRLVVRVNDRGKPARHATALVHIYVNETIANVSLVEALVGHSLYTPLDTDIAGDPDNGLAAQRSNILYGSMAGVAGVVMVILVVVFIRHRVQRETKSGYQAGKKESNDLYAPKQGPKNGKSKRGRKGKPPKSPKPLGEEEEVSLQKSLKFNLDGVNDSPRIHLPLTYPPGSPDLGRHYRSNSPLPSIQLQAQSPSASQKHQAVQDLPATNTFVGTGGDDNSTGSDQYSDYSYKASQTKYNSKQHPHRRVTFSTTNPVQDPQDASQHSYYDSGLDESETPSSKSSSGPRIGPLTLPEDHYERTTPDGSIGEMEHPENDMRSIPDVAMTGNCTQECSELGHSDACWMPGQPSPVRKARNPPKLSTFVPYQERGSLGRLANGNARLGGEEHRARLPPSRSAYSNAGHAPGQDCPMEEVPLSVASEFPPTSPPSHTPKREIYL